A region from the Azospirillaceae bacterium genome encodes:
- a CDS encoding aspartate-semialdehyde dehydrogenase, which produces MAYKVAVVGATGNVGREMLSILAEREFPVTEVVALASEKSVGREVSFGEDDILRVQDLATYDFRGVDIVLSSPGAKVSAAFAPKAAAAGACVIDNTSYWRMDPDVPLVVPEVNRHAIADWEKKGIIANPNCSTAQMVVVLKPLHELAGIRRVVVSTYQSVSGAGKEAMDELFTQTRAIYVNDPVNKQKFTKQIAFNVIPHIDTFMDDGSTKEEWKMAAETKKILDPAIKVTATCVRVPVFIGHSEAINIEFERPISEEQARAALRRAPGVSVIDHRADEGYVTPVECAGDDLVFVSRIREDYTVDNGLNLWVVADNLRKGAALNAIQIAEAWAQDHGR; this is translated from the coding sequence ATGGCGTACAAGGTCGCGGTGGTGGGTGCCACCGGCAATGTCGGCCGCGAGATGCTGAGCATCCTGGCGGAACGCGAGTTCCCGGTGACCGAAGTCGTGGCACTGGCGTCCGAAAAATCGGTCGGGCGGGAAGTGTCGTTCGGCGAGGACGACATCCTGCGCGTCCAGGACCTGGCCACCTACGATTTCCGGGGCGTGGACATCGTGCTGTCGTCGCCCGGTGCGAAGGTGTCGGCCGCCTTCGCGCCGAAGGCCGCCGCCGCGGGTGCGTGCGTCATCGACAACACCAGCTACTGGCGCATGGACCCCGACGTGCCCCTGGTCGTGCCGGAAGTGAACCGCCACGCCATTGCCGACTGGGAGAAGAAGGGCATCATCGCCAACCCCAACTGCTCCACGGCGCAGATGGTGGTGGTGCTGAAGCCGCTGCACGAGCTGGCCGGCATCCGGCGGGTCGTCGTCTCGACCTACCAGTCGGTGTCCGGCGCCGGCAAGGAGGCGATGGACGAGCTGTTCACCCAGACCCGCGCCATCTACGTCAACGACCCTGTGAACAAGCAGAAGTTCACCAAGCAGATCGCCTTCAACGTCATCCCGCACATCGACACCTTCATGGACGACGGGTCCACGAAGGAGGAATGGAAGATGGCGGCCGAGACCAAGAAGATCCTGGATCCCGCCATCAAGGTGACGGCCACCTGCGTGCGCGTGCCGGTGTTCATCGGCCACTCCGAGGCGATCAACATCGAGTTCGAGCGGCCGATCAGCGAGGAACAGGCCCGGGCGGCCCTTCGCCGCGCCCCGGGCGTCAGCGTGATCGACCACCGCGCCGACGAAGGCTACGTCACCCCGGTGGAGTGCGCGGGCGACGATCTGGTCTTCGTCAGCCGCATCCGCGAGGACTACACCGTGGACAACGGGCTGAACCTGTGGGTGGTCGCCGACAACCTGCGCAAGGGCGCGGCGCTGAACGCGATCCAGATCGCCGAGGCCTGGGCGCAGGACCACGGGCGTTGA
- a CDS encoding LysE family translocator, producing MSSGAVMIDVLGVVLFALSMSITPGPNNVMVTASGANFGFARTVPHMAGIALGFPLMLVAVGLGLGGVFTAYPAVHQVMKFAGAAYLVSMAWRIATATPAGDADRRSRPLTFLEAAAFQWVNPKAWIIALGALTTYTRVGGDMLVESLAIAGIFMPASFLSVTAWALFGLALRRLLTAPAALRAFNVGMAVLLVLSLVPLFI from the coding sequence TTGAGCAGCGGTGCCGTGATGATCGACGTGCTCGGCGTGGTCCTGTTCGCCCTGAGCATGTCGATCACGCCGGGGCCGAACAACGTCATGGTCACCGCGTCCGGCGCGAACTTCGGGTTCGCGCGGACGGTGCCGCACATGGCCGGCATCGCCCTGGGCTTCCCGCTGATGCTGGTCGCCGTGGGGCTGGGCCTCGGCGGCGTGTTCACCGCCTATCCCGCCGTCCACCAGGTCATGAAGTTCGCGGGTGCGGCGTACCTTGTGTCCATGGCGTGGCGGATCGCGACCGCGACCCCCGCCGGCGATGCCGACCGCCGCTCCCGGCCGCTGACCTTCCTGGAGGCCGCGGCCTTCCAGTGGGTGAACCCGAAGGCCTGGATCATCGCGCTGGGCGCGCTGACCACCTACACCAGGGTCGGCGGCGACATGCTGGTCGAAAGCCTGGCCATCGCGGGGATCTTCATGCCCGCATCCTTCCTGTCGGTGACGGCGTGGGCGCTGTTCGGCCTGGCGCTGCGCCGCCTGCTGACCGCCCCCGCGGCGCTGCGCGCCTTCAACGTCGGGATGGCCGTCCTGCTGGTGCTCTCGCTGGTGCCGCTGTTCATCTGA
- the pdxY gene encoding pyridoxal kinase PdxY gives MPNILSIQSHVAYGHVGNAAAVFPMQRLGFEVWPIHTVQFSNHTGYGSWTGQVFTPDHIGSIVEGIAARGVMGACDAVLSGYMGDATLGTAVLDTVARARAANPKALYCCDPVMGDVGRGFFVRPGIPDFMRERAVPAADIITPNQFELEYLTGIQVRSLDDAVAAGAKARAMGPRFVLLTSLTRSDASADVIEMLLDGPGGTWVVVTPRLAIEPPPNGAGDCTAALFLAHLLRTDDPAQALELAAAGIFAVFDATKKAGTRELQLVAAQDQFANPARRFDVRQIR, from the coding sequence ATGCCCAACATCCTGTCCATCCAATCGCATGTCGCGTACGGCCATGTGGGCAATGCCGCCGCCGTTTTCCCCATGCAGCGCCTGGGGTTCGAAGTATGGCCGATCCACACGGTCCAATTCTCCAACCACACCGGGTACGGCAGCTGGACCGGCCAAGTGTTCACGCCGGACCACATCGGATCCATCGTGGAGGGGATTGCGGCGCGCGGCGTGATGGGGGCCTGCGACGCGGTGCTGAGCGGCTACATGGGCGACGCCACGCTGGGGACGGCCGTCCTGGACACGGTGGCCAGGGCGCGCGCGGCCAATCCCAAGGCGCTCTATTGCTGCGACCCGGTGATGGGCGATGTGGGGCGCGGCTTCTTCGTCCGGCCGGGCATTCCCGATTTCATGCGCGAACGGGCGGTCCCGGCCGCCGACATCATCACGCCCAACCAGTTCGAGCTGGAATACCTGACCGGCATCCAGGTCCGCTCGCTGGACGACGCCGTGGCCGCCGGGGCGAAGGCCCGTGCGATGGGACCCCGCTTCGTCCTGCTGACCAGCCTGACGCGGTCCGACGCATCCGCCGACGTGATCGAAATGCTGCTGGACGGTCCCGGCGGCACGTGGGTGGTCGTGACCCCCCGCCTGGCCATCGAGCCGCCTCCGAACGGCGCGGGGGATTGCACCGCGGCCCTGTTCCTGGCGCATCTGCTGCGGACCGATGATCCCGCCCAGGCCCTGGAACTGGCGGCGGCCGGCATCTTCGCCGTGTTCGATGCCACCAAAAAGGCCGGCACCCGCGAACTGCAACTGGTGGCGGCCCAGGACCAGTTCGCCAACCCGGCGCGGCGGTTCGACGTGCGGCAGATCCGCTGA
- a CDS encoding CoA ester lyase: protein MPASVRPRRSALYMPGSNPRAIEKARGLPTDVVILDLEDAVAPDAKDAARAQVAAAVRDGGFGRREVVVRVNGLDTPWGFEDLRAAAQCGADAVLLPKVEGADGICRAIAVLAASGAPDHQAVWCMMETPLAFLNAREIAAAHPRLAALVMGTSDLAKDLHAAHTRDRLPMVTSLGLCLLAARAYGLAALDGVHIDLDDAEGLALSCRQGAELGFDGKTLIHPKQLDAANTAFAPGEAEVARARRIIQAHAEALAQGKGITLVDGKLVEALHVAEARRLVALADAISAG, encoded by the coding sequence ATGCCCGCGTCCGTCCGCCCGCGCCGCAGTGCGCTCTACATGCCCGGTTCCAACCCGCGGGCCATCGAGAAGGCGCGCGGCCTGCCAACCGACGTGGTCATCCTCGACCTGGAGGACGCGGTGGCGCCCGACGCCAAGGACGCCGCCCGGGCCCAGGTGGCCGCCGCCGTCCGGGACGGCGGTTTCGGCCGGCGCGAGGTGGTGGTCCGGGTCAACGGGCTCGACACCCCGTGGGGATTCGAGGATCTGCGCGCGGCGGCGCAATGCGGGGCCGACGCCGTCCTGCTGCCCAAGGTCGAAGGGGCCGACGGCATCTGCCGGGCCATCGCCGTCCTGGCCGCGTCCGGCGCACCGGACCACCAGGCGGTCTGGTGCATGATGGAAACGCCGCTGGCCTTCCTGAACGCCCGCGAGATCGCCGCCGCGCATCCGCGGTTGGCGGCGCTGGTCATGGGGACGTCCGACCTGGCCAAGGATCTGCACGCCGCCCACACCCGCGACCGCCTGCCCATGGTGACCAGCCTGGGCCTGTGCCTGCTGGCGGCCCGCGCCTACGGTCTGGCGGCGCTGGACGGCGTGCACATCGACCTGGACGACGCCGAGGGGCTGGCCCTGTCCTGCCGGCAGGGGGCGGAGCTGGGCTTCGACGGCAAGACCCTGATCCACCCCAAGCAGTTGGACGCCGCCAACACGGCCTTCGCCCCCGGCGAGGCCGAGGTCGCGCGCGCCCGCCGCATCATCCAGGCGCACGCCGAGGCCCTGGCCCAGGGCAAGGGCATCACGCTGGTGGACGGCAAGCTGGTGGAAGCACTGCACGTCGCCGAGGCGCGGCGCCTGGTTGCCCTGGCGGACGCGATATCCGCCGGCTGA
- the map gene encoding type I methionyl aminopeptidase — translation MLDHVIEYVTDPDGGAVPIYGPEAFEGMRKAGRLVAECLDFIIPHVQPGVTTGHLDRLIEMWVRDHGAVSATIGYKGYTKASCISVNHVVNHGIPSDDKRLANGDIVNIDVTLILDGWYGDTSRMFLVGDKVGVRGRKLVDVTYDGMMAGIAEVAPGKHLGDVGAAIMEIAHANRFSVVTEFCGHGIGHIFHQAPQVMHVGLRNHGLVLQPGMVFTIEPMINAGRPETKVLADGWTAVTRDRSLSAQFEHQVGVTETGVEIFTLSPKGLHRPPYAV, via the coding sequence GTGCTGGACCATGTGATCGAATACGTGACGGATCCGGATGGCGGCGCGGTCCCGATCTACGGGCCGGAGGCATTCGAAGGGATGCGCAAGGCGGGCCGCCTGGTGGCGGAATGCCTGGACTTCATCATCCCCCACGTGCAGCCCGGCGTGACCACCGGGCACCTGGACCGGTTGATCGAGATGTGGGTCCGGGACCACGGCGCGGTGTCCGCGACCATCGGGTACAAGGGCTACACCAAGGCCTCGTGCATTTCGGTCAACCATGTCGTCAACCACGGCATCCCCAGCGACGACAAGCGGCTGGCCAACGGCGACATCGTCAACATCGACGTCACCTTGATTCTGGACGGCTGGTACGGCGACACCAGCCGCATGTTCCTGGTCGGCGACAAGGTGGGCGTGCGCGGCCGCAAACTGGTGGACGTGACCTACGACGGCATGATGGCCGGCATCGCCGAGGTGGCGCCGGGCAAGCACCTGGGCGACGTCGGCGCCGCGATCATGGAGATCGCCCACGCCAACCGCTTCTCGGTCGTGACGGAATTCTGCGGCCACGGCATCGGCCACATCTTCCACCAGGCGCCGCAGGTCATGCACGTCGGCCTGCGCAACCACGGGCTGGTGCTGCAACCCGGCATGGTCTTCACCATCGAGCCGATGATCAACGCCGGCCGGCCCGAAACCAAGGTGCTGGCCGACGGCTGGACGGCTGTCACCCGCGACCGGTCGCTGTCCGCCCAGTTCGAACACCAGGTCGGCGTCACCGAAACGGGCGTGGAAATCTTCACCCTGTCGCCGAAGGGTCTGCACCGCCCCCCTTACGCGGTGTGA
- a CDS encoding extracellular solute-binding protein, with amino-acid sequence MRILAALAALLLSVPGPLAVPAAAQDGGPITRTHALAEFGEPLHGPDFKHFRYVNPQAPKGGAITLSEPGTFSPSNTFDNLNLIPLRGVQAFAVSLAMETLFAASGDELGVSYGLLAESAEYPEDRSWITFTLRPEARWHDGRPVTAEDVAWTFQQIQAHGRPFLKSFYRDVDGVEVLDERRVRFTMKTRGLMKPLVNIAGLTPYPKHWWTTGGRDIASGTLEPLLTSGPYRIAGVDAGRSLSFERVRDYWGANLPVNVGRYNFDRIQVVFFRDDDVRYEAFLAGNYDARQENRAQRWVRGYDTPAVHEGRIQKLALPDERPKGAQGYRLNVRRAKFADPRVREALAHLFDFQWIQQNLLYGQYTRTRSNFPNSDFGASGPPTREELALLEPFRDKLDPRVLTRAFDPPSGDGTGTGRAGLREALRLFREAGWVVRQGRLVNEKTGEPLAIEFLEDDPAINRIIQPYVETLRKAGIDASLRIVDTAQMQQRTDEFDFDATMVNFNFFPPPGPELRSYFGSEAARTNGSANYSGIADPVVDALIEKVVQAENLADLKVASRALDRVLLWGWYMVPHWYANETWLAFWDRFGRPEQRPRYASGFFDTWWLDPAKAPR; translated from the coding sequence ATGCGCATCCTCGCCGCCCTTGCCGCCCTGCTCCTGTCCGTCCCCGGCCCCCTTGCCGTCCCCGCCGCCGCGCAGGATGGCGGGCCGATCACCCGGACCCACGCCCTGGCCGAGTTCGGCGAGCCGCTGCACGGCCCGGACTTCAAGCATTTCCGCTATGTGAATCCGCAGGCCCCCAAGGGCGGAGCCATCACCCTGTCGGAGCCGGGCACCTTCTCGCCCAGCAACACCTTCGACAACCTGAACCTGATCCCGCTGAGGGGCGTGCAGGCGTTCGCGGTTTCCCTGGCCATGGAGACCCTGTTCGCAGCGTCGGGCGACGAGCTGGGCGTTTCCTACGGCCTTCTGGCGGAGAGTGCCGAATACCCCGAGGACAGGAGCTGGATCACCTTCACCCTGCGCCCGGAGGCCCGCTGGCACGACGGCCGACCGGTCACGGCCGAGGACGTGGCCTGGACCTTCCAGCAGATCCAGGCCCATGGACGGCCGTTCCTGAAGTCCTTCTACCGGGATGTCGACGGGGTCGAGGTCCTGGACGAGCGGCGGGTGCGGTTCACGATGAAGACCCGCGGACTGATGAAGCCGCTGGTCAACATCGCGGGCCTGACGCCCTACCCCAAGCACTGGTGGACGACGGGCGGACGCGATATCGCGTCCGGCACGCTGGAACCGCTGCTGACCAGCGGGCCGTACCGGATCGCGGGCGTGGACGCCGGCCGCAGCCTGTCGTTCGAGCGGGTGCGCGACTATTGGGGCGCCAACCTGCCGGTGAACGTGGGGCGGTACAATTTCGACCGGATCCAGGTGGTCTTCTTCCGCGACGACGACGTCCGGTACGAGGCGTTCCTGGCCGGCAACTACGACGCCCGGCAGGAGAACCGCGCCCAGCGCTGGGTCCGGGGCTACGACACGCCGGCCGTGCACGAAGGCCGGATCCAGAAGCTGGCGCTGCCCGACGAGCGGCCCAAGGGCGCGCAGGGCTACCGCCTGAACGTCCGCCGGGCCAAGTTCGCCGATCCGCGCGTGCGTGAGGCGCTGGCCCACCTGTTCGATTTCCAGTGGATTCAGCAGAACCTGCTGTACGGCCAGTACACGCGGACCAGGAGCAATTTCCCCAACTCCGACTTCGGCGCGTCGGGCCCGCCCACGCGCGAGGAGTTGGCGCTGCTGGAGCCGTTCCGGGACAAGCTGGATCCGCGGGTGCTGACCCGGGCCTTCGACCCACCGTCCGGCGACGGGACGGGCACGGGACGGGCGGGCCTGCGCGAAGCGCTGCGCCTGTTCCGCGAGGCCGGCTGGGTGGTCCGCCAGGGACGCCTCGTCAACGAGAAGACGGGCGAGCCCCTTGCGATCGAGTTCCTGGAGGACGACCCCGCGATCAACCGGATCATCCAGCCCTATGTCGAAACGCTGCGGAAGGCGGGCATCGACGCCAGCCTGCGCATCGTCGACACCGCGCAGATGCAGCAGCGGACCGACGAGTTCGACTTCGACGCCACCATGGTGAACTTCAACTTCTTCCCCCCGCCCGGGCCGGAGCTGCGCTCCTATTTCGGGTCCGAGGCGGCACGGACGAACGGCAGTGCCAATTACTCGGGCATTGCCGACCCGGTCGTGGACGCGCTGATCGAGAAGGTCGTCCAGGCCGAAAACCTGGCGGATCTGAAGGTGGCGTCGCGCGCGCTCGACCGCGTCCTGCTGTGGGGCTGGTACATGGTCCCGCACTGGTACGCGAACGAAACCTGGCTGGCCTTCTGGGACAGGTTCGGCCGTCCCGAGCAGCGGCCGCGCTACGCCAGCGGCTTTTTCGACACTTGGTGGCTGGATCCGGCGAAGGCGCCCCGGTGA
- a CDS encoding amidase, which yields MPTSDELIRLTAFEMVQLLRRRAVSPVEALEAAIARTEAVDGRVNAMPIKGYDRAREAASRMTEAGGPETSLLAGLPIAIKDLVDVAGLATTYGCPLYTDNIAQRSDPLVERLEARGAVVVGKTNTPELGMLPVTDNRVFGPTRNPWSTDRTPGGSSGGAAAAVVTGQVWLAHGTDVGGSLRIPAALSGCVGFRPSPGVVPRGPQKRLFSPFSLGGPMARTVADTALFLDAMAGYSHADPWSVPAPARSYLAAVLDARPPLRVAFTPDLGLGPADPEVAEIAQAAALRFQQAGTVVDLARPDFTGADRAYLDLLAINYMTERAEFVRANADALEPMHMALIRHGEGMGIEDLLAAERRRAEIFTDLARFFETYELLLTPTVGAAAFDVTRRGMEAADVDGWVAGGPPAWFHQCWATVLTSCPAISIPCGFTRGGLPVGLQLIGPVRGDAAVLAGAAVAEALQEMPTNRPIDPRDPMFI from the coding sequence ATGCCCACGTCCGACGAACTGATCCGCCTGACCGCCTTCGAAATGGTCCAGCTCCTGCGGCGGCGGGCGGTGTCCCCCGTGGAAGCGCTGGAGGCCGCAATCGCCCGGACCGAGGCCGTGGACGGCCGCGTCAATGCCATGCCGATCAAGGGCTACGACCGTGCCCGCGAGGCGGCATCGCGGATGACCGAGGCCGGCGGGCCGGAGACGAGCCTGCTGGCGGGGCTCCCCATCGCCATCAAGGATCTGGTGGACGTGGCCGGCCTTGCGACCACCTACGGATGCCCGTTGTATACAGACAACATTGCCCAGCGCTCCGACCCGTTGGTGGAGCGGCTGGAGGCGCGGGGCGCGGTGGTGGTGGGCAAGACCAACACGCCCGAACTCGGCATGCTGCCGGTCACCGACAACCGGGTGTTCGGCCCGACCCGCAATCCCTGGTCCACCGACCGCACGCCCGGCGGTTCGTCGGGCGGGGCGGCGGCGGCGGTGGTGACGGGGCAGGTCTGGCTGGCCCACGGCACCGATGTGGGCGGGTCGTTGCGCATTCCGGCCGCGCTGTCCGGCTGCGTGGGCTTCCGGCCGAGCCCCGGCGTGGTGCCGCGTGGACCCCAGAAGCGCCTGTTCAGCCCGTTCTCGCTGGGCGGGCCGATGGCGAGGACCGTCGCCGACACGGCCCTGTTCCTCGATGCGATGGCCGGCTACAGCCACGCCGACCCCTGGAGCGTCCCGGCGCCGGCCCGTTCGTACCTTGCCGCGGTGCTGGATGCCCGCCCGCCGCTGCGCGTCGCCTTCACCCCCGATCTGGGCCTGGGCCCGGCCGACCCCGAGGTGGCCGAGATCGCCCAGGCCGCCGCCCTGCGCTTCCAGCAGGCGGGCACGGTCGTGGACCTGGCCCGTCCCGACTTCACGGGCGCCGACCGCGCCTATCTGGACCTGCTGGCCATCAACTACATGACCGAACGGGCCGAGTTCGTGCGGGCCAACGCCGATGCGCTGGAGCCCATGCACATGGCGCTGATCCGCCACGGCGAAGGGATGGGCATCGAGGATCTGCTGGCCGCCGAGCGCCGCCGGGCCGAAATCTTCACCGACCTCGCGCGGTTCTTCGAAACCTACGAGCTGCTGCTGACGCCCACGGTCGGCGCCGCCGCGTTCGACGTCACCCGGCGGGGCATGGAGGCCGCGGATGTGGACGGATGGGTGGCGGGCGGCCCGCCGGCCTGGTTCCACCAGTGCTGGGCCACGGTGCTGACGAGCTGTCCCGCCATCTCGATCCCCTGTGGTTTCACCCGCGGGGGCCTGCCGGTCGGTCTGCAACTGATCGGGCCGGTGCGCGGCGATGCGGCGGTGCTGGCTGGCGCCGCGGTCGCCGAGGCCCTTCAGGAAATGCCGACGAACCGCCCGATCGACCCGCGCGATCCGATGTTCATTTGA
- a CDS encoding extracellular solute-binding protein, whose amino-acid sequence MLRFARTVTLLLAAWVSVQPVSAARAEEAVTRTWAFAEFGAPLYGPDMRHWPYANPDAPKGGSITLGAFGSFDTLNTMVERATWPVGIGLIQDALMVGSGDELSSYYGHLAEWAEYPADKSWITFKLREVARWHDGQPVTAHDVKFAFDTIKEKGRLFLRSFYEDVESAEVLDDHRIRFRMRTRDKMKPLTLAAGIAPMPRHWWATRDITKATLEPPLGSGPYRIKSVDAGRAIVYERVPDWWAKDLNTVRGLHNFDEIRYDYYRDDSVLFESFLSGRIDFRAENRAQRWVQGYDTADVKAGRIVRAEVPAEPPRGAYGLVMNTRRPQFQDIRVRQALELLFDFETLQRTTLFGQYRRLKSWFPMPREYAADGPPKPDELAVLEPFRDKLRPDVLTQAYEPPRTDGSGNIRNQQREALRLLREAGWQSKDGALVNARGERFRLEILLRDPVLVRIVEPFTQNLQRVGIEASIRPVDTAQYTNRTDDYDFDMVVVAFTFFPPPGQELNSFLGSAAADRQYEGNFAGIKDPVVDALIAKVVHSTDLREVEATMRALDRVLLWGRYIIHFYYNDKAWLAYWNRFGQPERTSRFGAGDFPTTWWADPAKQAALGR is encoded by the coding sequence ATGCTCCGTTTCGCCCGTACCGTCACCCTTCTGCTTGCCGCCTGGGTGTCCGTCCAACCGGTTTCTGCCGCCCGTGCGGAGGAGGCCGTCACCCGCACCTGGGCCTTCGCCGAATTCGGGGCGCCGCTGTACGGGCCGGACATGCGCCACTGGCCCTACGCCAACCCCGACGCGCCCAAGGGCGGCTCGATCACGCTGGGGGCGTTCGGCAGCTTCGACACCCTCAACACCATGGTCGAACGGGCGACTTGGCCGGTCGGCATCGGGTTGATCCAGGACGCCCTCATGGTCGGTTCGGGCGACGAGCTGTCGTCCTACTACGGTCATCTGGCGGAATGGGCCGAATACCCGGCCGACAAGAGCTGGATCACCTTCAAGCTGCGCGAGGTGGCCCGCTGGCACGACGGCCAGCCGGTCACCGCCCACGACGTGAAGTTCGCGTTCGACACCATCAAGGAAAAGGGGCGCCTGTTCCTGCGCAGCTTCTACGAGGACGTGGAAAGCGCGGAGGTGCTGGACGACCACCGCATCCGCTTCCGGATGCGCACGCGGGACAAGATGAAGCCGCTGACCCTCGCCGCCGGCATTGCCCCGATGCCGCGGCATTGGTGGGCGACGCGCGACATCACCAAGGCGACGCTGGAACCGCCGCTCGGCAGCGGGCCGTACCGGATCAAGTCCGTGGATGCCGGCCGCGCCATCGTGTACGAGCGCGTTCCGGACTGGTGGGCCAAGGATTTGAACACGGTCCGCGGCCTCCACAACTTCGACGAGATCCGGTACGACTACTACCGCGACGACAGCGTCCTGTTCGAAAGCTTCCTGTCCGGCCGTATCGATTTCCGGGCCGAAAACCGGGCGCAGCGCTGGGTCCAGGGCTACGACACCGCCGACGTGAAAGCCGGCCGGATCGTGCGGGCCGAGGTGCCGGCCGAACCCCCCCGCGGTGCGTACGGGCTGGTCATGAACACCCGGCGGCCGCAGTTCCAGGACATCCGCGTCCGCCAGGCGCTGGAGCTGCTGTTCGACTTCGAGACGTTGCAGCGGACCACCCTGTTCGGCCAGTACCGGCGTCTGAAGAGCTGGTTCCCCATGCCGCGCGAATACGCGGCCGACGGCCCGCCGAAGCCGGACGAACTGGCCGTGCTGGAGCCGTTCCGCGACAAGCTGCGGCCGGACGTGCTGACGCAGGCGTACGAGCCGCCCAGAACCGACGGCAGCGGGAACATCCGTAACCAGCAGCGCGAAGCCCTGCGCCTCCTGCGCGAGGCGGGCTGGCAATCCAAGGACGGCGCCCTGGTGAACGCCCGGGGCGAGCGTTTCCGGCTGGAAATCCTGCTGCGCGACCCGGTGCTTGTGCGGATCGTCGAACCCTTCACCCAGAACCTCCAGCGCGTCGGCATCGAGGCGTCGATCCGTCCCGTGGACACGGCGCAGTACACCAACCGCACCGACGACTACGACTTCGACATGGTCGTGGTTGCATTCACCTTCTTCCCGCCACCAGGACAGGAGTTGAACTCCTTCCTGGGCAGTGCCGCGGCGGACCGGCAGTACGAAGGGAACTTCGCCGGCATCAAGGATCCGGTGGTGGACGCCCTGATCGCCAAGGTCGTGCACAGCACCGACCTGCGGGAGGTGGAGGCGACCATGCGCGCGCTGGACCGTGTCCTGCTGTGGGGCCGGTACATCATCCACTTCTACTACAACGACAAGGCGTGGCTGGCGTACTGGAACCGGTTCGGCCAGCCCGAGCGCACGTCGCGGTTCGGGGCGGGCGACTTCCCCACCACCTGGTGGGCCGACCCCGCCAAGCAGGCCGCCCTCGGACGCTGA
- a CDS encoding microcin C ABC transporter permease YejB encodes MLAYIIRRLALIVPTLIGVMVINFAVVQLAPGGPIEQIAAQLKGEAVDATARIGGTAGGDMSGQQLAERQAGDQTTGRYRGAQGLPPEFIKELERQFGFDKPLHERFLLMMGNYLQLDFGRSYFRDRSVLQLVLEKLPVSVSLGLWTMVITYLVCIPLGIAKAVRDGSKFDIRTSFAITIGYAVPSFLFAILLIVLFAGGRFVAWFPLRGLTSDNFAMLPWYGQVLDYLWHITLPVLAMVIGNFAALTMLTKNSFIEEIGKQYVITALAKGLSRGQVLYGHIFRNAMIIVIAGIPEALIGVLFTGALLIEVIFSLDGLGLLGFEAVVNRDYPVIFATLFIFTLIGLVLNLVSDLMKVVVDPRIDFEARRV; translated from the coding sequence ATGCTCGCCTACATCATCCGCCGCCTGGCCCTGATCGTGCCGACGCTGATCGGCGTCATGGTCATCAACTTCGCCGTCGTCCAGCTCGCCCCCGGCGGCCCGATCGAACAGATCGCGGCCCAGTTGAAGGGCGAGGCGGTGGACGCCACCGCCCGCATCGGCGGGACCGCGGGCGGCGACATGAGCGGCCAGCAGCTCGCCGAGCGGCAGGCCGGCGACCAGACCACCGGCCGCTACCGCGGCGCCCAGGGGCTGCCCCCGGAATTCATCAAGGAGCTGGAGCGCCAGTTCGGCTTCGACAAGCCGCTGCATGAGCGCTTCCTTTTGATGATGGGCAACTATCTGCAACTCGACTTCGGGCGCAGCTACTTCCGCGACCGCAGCGTCCTGCAGCTGGTTCTCGAAAAGCTGCCGGTGTCGGTCTCGCTCGGCCTCTGGACCATGGTGATCACCTATCTGGTCTGCATCCCGCTCGGCATCGCCAAGGCGGTGCGCGACGGATCGAAATTCGACATTCGGACCAGCTTCGCCATCACCATCGGCTACGCCGTCCCGTCCTTCCTGTTCGCCATCCTGCTGATCGTCCTGTTCGCGGGCGGCCGCTTCGTGGCGTGGTTCCCGCTGCGCGGGCTGACCTCGGACAACTTCGCCATGCTGCCCTGGTACGGTCAGGTGCTGGACTATCTCTGGCACATCACGCTGCCGGTCCTTGCCATGGTGATCGGCAATTTCGCGGCCCTGACGATGCTGACGAAGAACTCGTTCATCGAGGAGATCGGCAAACAGTACGTGATCACCGCGCTGGCCAAGGGGCTGAGCCGGGGGCAGGTGCTGTACGGCCACATATTCCGCAACGCCATGATCATCGTCATCGCCGGCATCCCGGAAGCGCTGATCGGCGTGCTGTTCACCGGCGCGCTCCTGATCGAGGTGATCTTCTCGCTGGACGGGCTGGGGCTGTTGGGTTTCGAGGCGGTGGTCAACCGCGACTATCCCGTGATCTTCGCCACGCTGTTCATCTTCACGCTGATCGGATTGGTGCTGAACCTGGTGAGCGACCTGATGAAGGTGGTCGTCGACCCCCGGATCGACTTCGAGGCGCGGAGGGTGTGA